Proteins co-encoded in one Bremerella sp. TYQ1 genomic window:
- a CDS encoding 3-oxoacyl-[acyl-carrier-protein] synthase III C-terminal domain-containing protein → MDCFITATGSFLPGDPIPNERINDFLGHLDGEADVATSVLRMNGIVSRHYALNEQQQATHDVYDLATQSVTRCLATRSARVPPSFLSVGTTYAPFSGPGAASIVHSRLQQHGLINHPLEISSHGGICTSAAAALVAAVRAVKQGEHQAAIAVGAEHASEILKSSAICPIDDRKDHADIRNSQWFMSVFLRYMLSDGAGTFLLEDQPREEGLSFRVDWTHSLSFAHEAPLCMKLDNSNRLLSQDVNILTRHLYKFAERFVESALQRNNETLDSYRMALPHMSSYFFRRKMEKIMQKCSSDPNKALPYWTNLATAGNTGAASIYVMLDEFIREHAIQSGDRLLLFIPESGQFNFVLVSLTAVKR, encoded by the coding sequence ATGGACTGCTTTATCACCGCCACAGGATCGTTTCTGCCAGGCGACCCGATTCCTAACGAACGAATCAACGACTTCTTGGGGCATCTTGACGGAGAAGCAGACGTCGCCACAAGCGTCCTGCGAATGAATGGGATCGTGTCGCGCCATTACGCGTTGAATGAGCAGCAGCAAGCGACCCACGACGTTTATGATTTGGCGACACAATCGGTCACCCGATGTCTAGCGACCCGATCTGCGCGGGTTCCCCCTTCATTTCTTTCCGTCGGGACGACCTATGCACCGTTTTCCGGGCCCGGTGCCGCGTCCATCGTTCATAGTCGCCTGCAGCAACATGGACTGATAAATCATCCTCTGGAAATCAGCTCTCACGGTGGTATCTGCACATCGGCGGCCGCCGCACTTGTTGCCGCCGTGCGTGCCGTTAAGCAAGGAGAGCATCAAGCCGCCATCGCCGTTGGGGCCGAGCATGCTTCCGAGATCTTGAAATCGTCGGCGATCTGCCCAATCGATGATCGCAAGGATCACGCCGATATCCGAAACAGCCAGTGGTTCATGTCGGTGTTTCTCAGATACATGCTTTCTGACGGGGCCGGAACGTTTCTACTGGAAGATCAGCCACGCGAGGAAGGGTTGTCGTTCCGAGTCGATTGGACGCACTCATTATCGTTTGCCCATGAAGCTCCCCTTTGCATGAAACTCGACAATTCGAATCGGTTGTTAAGCCAGGATGTCAATATTTTGACGCGGCATCTGTACAAGTTCGCCGAACGGTTTGTCGAGTCCGCGTTACAACGGAACAACGAGACGTTGGATTCCTACCGCATGGCGCTTCCGCATATGTCTTCCTATTTCTTTCGGAGGAAGATGGAGAAGATCATGCAGAAGTGTTCCTCGGATCCAAACAAGGCGCTCCCCTATTGGACGAATCTGGCAACGGCCGGAAATACCGGAGCGGCAAGCATCTACGTGATGCTGGATGAATTTATTCGTGAGCACGCCATTCAATCAGGAGACCGGTTGCTTCTGTTCATCCCCGAGTCAGGGCAGTTCAACTTTGTCTTGGTCAGCTTAACGGCCGTGAAACGATAA
- a CDS encoding DUF1552 domain-containing protein — protein sequence MYFRMNQLDRRRFLRGSGAALALPLFGSLFPSQATGESPANNPKRLGCFYFPDGVPMPLPEDPSFQEWAWFPHGSGNEFTFTKCMQPLESLKSELTILSGFSHPRSRNVHGHNNADQFLTAAATGGGDTEYSNTISLDQEYVKHVGDQTRIASLVMSTDGGTGTARGTHTISFDQNGRAIPAEHRPKQIFDMLFVKRNGDSARRLALSKSALDEMLADAKSLRKNLSSHDQRSLDEYLDSVRQAEIKVDKAKQWLNVPLPTVDGDQLNLELTTDEPREYLQTMFELIYLAFKTDSTRVATYQIGRENGVGRSDHLARAVGFNLAHQLSHETKNPDGWKNFGIYCQFLNEEFGRFVGKLKATPEPGGTGTMLDNTLLLLGSASSAFHLSRNYPLILAGGKQMGFQHGQYINHAGMDFQGGPWLGKREPWQDKAKGEDIPLSNLFVTMLQRLGVQADSFADSTGTIKHI from the coding sequence ATGTATTTCCGTATGAACCAACTCGATCGAAGACGATTCCTGCGAGGAAGTGGAGCTGCTTTGGCATTGCCTTTGTTTGGTTCACTTTTTCCGTCGCAAGCGACGGGCGAATCGCCAGCGAATAACCCAAAACGTCTCGGCTGCTTCTACTTTCCCGACGGGGTACCGATGCCCCTTCCTGAAGATCCTTCGTTTCAAGAGTGGGCCTGGTTTCCCCACGGATCAGGCAACGAATTTACTTTTACGAAATGCATGCAGCCGCTTGAGTCGTTGAAGTCGGAGCTAACGATTCTCTCTGGCTTCTCGCATCCTCGTTCTCGAAACGTCCATGGGCACAACAATGCCGATCAGTTTCTGACTGCCGCAGCGACAGGCGGTGGGGACACGGAATATTCCAATACCATTTCGTTAGATCAGGAATATGTCAAACATGTGGGAGACCAAACACGGATCGCCTCGCTGGTCATGTCCACCGATGGCGGAACTGGCACCGCACGAGGCACCCACACGATCTCCTTTGACCAAAATGGTCGTGCAATCCCAGCGGAGCACCGTCCCAAGCAAATCTTCGACATGTTGTTCGTGAAGCGAAACGGCGACTCTGCCAGACGCTTGGCTTTGAGCAAAAGTGCCTTAGACGAAATGCTGGCCGATGCAAAGTCGTTGCGCAAGAACCTATCTTCCCACGACCAGCGCAGCCTCGACGAATATTTGGACTCGGTGCGTCAAGCTGAAATTAAAGTCGATAAAGCGAAGCAGTGGCTAAACGTTCCGTTGCCGACGGTAGATGGCGATCAGCTCAATCTTGAACTGACCACGGACGAACCGCGTGAATATTTGCAAACGATGTTCGAGTTGATCTACCTGGCATTCAAAACTGATTCGACGCGTGTTGCCACCTATCAGATCGGCCGAGAAAACGGCGTCGGAAGAAGCGATCATCTGGCCCGCGCCGTCGGCTTCAACCTGGCCCATCAGCTATCACATGAGACCAAGAATCCGGACGGCTGGAAGAATTTTGGCATCTATTGTCAATTTCTCAACGAAGAATTCGGACGATTCGTCGGCAAGCTGAAAGCGACGCCTGAACCGGGCGGCACAGGAACCATGCTCGACAACACGTTGCTTCTGCTTGGCTCTGCGTCTAGTGCGTTTCACCTATCGAGGAACTATCCGTTGATTCTGGCAGGTGGCAAGCAGATGGGCTTCCAACATGGCCAATACATCAATCATGCCGGCATGGATTTTCAAGGAGGTCCATGGCTTGGAAAACGCGAGCCTTGGCAAGACAAAGCCAAAGGAGAAGATATTCCCCTTTCGAACTTGTTTGTCACGATGCTGCAGCGTCTCGGCGTTCAAGCCGATTCATTCGCCGACAGCACCGGGACCATAAAACACATCTAG
- a CDS encoding DUF1592 domain-containing protein: MVTLPLPLRQVSAETNAASSGPAQQGSLSSEDHPPSLLELKRTGLERSRFKDVGQKIQPHAQGDKPPEANLADFQEKVKPLLEQYCVDCHGPDSEEGNFQLSRLDPDLLRGEDTDWWEEVFSVVTKGEMPPPDQVEMGDEDRQTVVNWLSHELEAASILRRQSGSHSAFRRLTRYEYNYALQDLLGLPWDFAKDLPPEPQSEEGFQNSSELLHLSVSQFETYHRLAREALDRATVSGKRPETLYWGISMEAAAQREWAKQDQQIAKAKKELSDSPEELEKELAKLHDTFHQPHGTAYYKNLGTGRTARAEWAYPGARYAFAPSQAKPEFPSQQETVAVLPVARRQNLIVELGNRLPDEGTMRVTVRASRVNTDSPTYPSLQLLFGWQASNEGRALLRVSDEDVPITAGPDNPQIVQWDVPLSEIYPRNSVRKTSSMGAIPSPSEYIRIANSAASTNDVQIDFVQVEAPVYDQWPPKSHKSIFFDHESSHDESAYAKELLTRFMTRAWRRPPTDEEIDRKLTLYTHMRPECETFEEAILEVLATVLSSPQFLYVANFPNPNPSGKTEAKEEALATNKTDAYRLATRLSLFLWSSVPDEPLLRLAESGELSNADVLAEQVERMLNDPRSKRLSQNFVHQWLNLELLEFVNFARNVPSFDPLLKEAMQHEPVALFGEVLQQNASVLDFLHSDYTMVNERLAKHYGIGGVTGNHFRRVQFDPALPRGGLLTQPGVMAMNSDWPDSHPLKRAIWLLECLLADPPPPPPPAVPQIDLADPEIAKMTLKERIEDHRNHAACKSCHVKIDPWGIAFENFDALGKWREKIRGKDVDASSELFNGETLDGIDGLKRFLLENRQDQFVHAMVHKLTTYALGRPLGFEDRADIEMITANVRQEGDGLRTLIHSIVQSDLFQSE; the protein is encoded by the coding sequence ATGGTCACATTGCCATTGCCACTCCGCCAAGTTTCGGCCGAAACGAATGCCGCTTCGTCTGGCCCCGCTCAGCAGGGTTCGCTTTCGTCGGAAGACCATCCGCCGAGCCTCTTGGAACTCAAACGCACCGGGCTGGAACGTTCACGGTTCAAAGACGTCGGTCAGAAGATTCAGCCGCATGCCCAAGGGGATAAACCACCAGAAGCCAATCTGGCCGACTTCCAGGAGAAAGTGAAACCGCTGCTGGAACAGTATTGCGTGGACTGTCATGGCCCTGATTCCGAGGAAGGCAATTTCCAGCTTTCGCGTTTGGATCCCGATCTATTGCGGGGCGAAGATACTGATTGGTGGGAAGAAGTCTTTTCTGTCGTAACCAAAGGCGAAATGCCTCCGCCTGATCAAGTAGAGATGGGGGACGAAGATCGACAGACGGTCGTCAATTGGCTTTCCCATGAGTTGGAGGCGGCTTCGATCTTACGCCGGCAATCAGGCTCACACTCAGCGTTTCGTCGGTTGACGCGTTACGAATACAACTACGCCCTGCAAGATCTGCTGGGGCTGCCTTGGGACTTTGCCAAAGACTTGCCCCCAGAACCGCAGTCGGAAGAAGGATTTCAAAATAGCTCTGAGCTACTCCATCTTTCGGTCTCGCAGTTTGAAACATATCACCGCCTGGCCCGAGAGGCATTGGATCGGGCGACTGTCTCTGGAAAGCGCCCCGAGACGTTGTACTGGGGAATCTCGATGGAAGCGGCGGCTCAAAGAGAGTGGGCCAAGCAAGATCAACAAATCGCCAAAGCAAAGAAAGAGCTTTCCGATTCGCCAGAAGAACTGGAAAAGGAACTGGCCAAATTGCATGATACGTTCCATCAGCCCCATGGAACCGCTTACTACAAGAACCTGGGCACCGGCCGCACGGCCAGAGCGGAATGGGCCTATCCAGGCGCACGCTACGCCTTTGCCCCCAGTCAGGCCAAACCGGAATTCCCTTCCCAACAAGAGACCGTTGCCGTTTTACCGGTCGCGCGTCGTCAAAATCTGATCGTCGAACTAGGCAACCGCTTGCCAGACGAAGGGACAATGCGTGTCACCGTCAGGGCATCTCGCGTCAACACCGACAGTCCCACCTATCCAAGCCTTCAGCTGCTGTTCGGTTGGCAAGCAAGCAATGAAGGACGAGCTCTTCTTCGCGTCAGCGACGAAGATGTCCCAATCACCGCTGGCCCAGACAATCCGCAGATCGTCCAGTGGGACGTTCCACTCAGCGAGATCTATCCGCGGAATTCGGTTCGCAAGACGTCTTCAATGGGCGCGATCCCGAGCCCTTCCGAATACATCCGTATCGCCAACAGCGCGGCTTCGACCAACGATGTCCAGATCGACTTCGTTCAAGTCGAAGCGCCCGTGTACGATCAATGGCCTCCGAAATCTCACAAGAGCATCTTCTTCGACCACGAATCGTCGCACGATGAATCGGCCTATGCGAAAGAGCTTCTGACGCGATTCATGACGCGTGCCTGGCGGCGGCCTCCCACCGACGAGGAAATCGACCGAAAGCTAACGCTCTATACCCATATGCGACCTGAGTGCGAGACGTTTGAAGAGGCGATTCTGGAAGTTCTCGCTACGGTACTTTCCTCGCCTCAGTTTTTATACGTCGCCAATTTCCCCAACCCCAATCCTTCCGGCAAGACAGAAGCGAAAGAGGAAGCGTTGGCTACCAACAAGACAGACGCTTATCGCCTGGCGACTCGACTTTCGTTATTTCTCTGGAGCAGCGTTCCTGACGAACCATTGCTTCGTTTGGCCGAGAGCGGCGAGCTATCCAACGCAGACGTCCTGGCCGAGCAAGTCGAACGCATGCTTAACGATCCTCGCAGCAAACGGCTTTCGCAGAACTTCGTGCATCAGTGGCTAAATCTGGAACTTCTCGAGTTTGTGAACTTTGCAAGGAACGTTCCCAGTTTCGATCCTCTCTTGAAAGAGGCAATGCAGCACGAACCGGTCGCATTGTTTGGCGAGGTATTGCAGCAAAATGCGAGTGTTTTAGATTTCCTGCATTCGGACTACACCATGGTCAACGAACGACTCGCCAAGCATTACGGTATCGGCGGGGTCACGGGAAACCATTTTCGTCGGGTGCAGTTTGACCCTGCGTTGCCGCGTGGAGGGCTGTTAACCCAGCCGGGCGTGATGGCCATGAATTCCGACTGGCCAGACTCTCATCCTTTGAAACGAGCCATTTGGCTGCTTGAATGTTTGCTTGCCGACCCGCCACCACCTCCACCTCCGGCGGTTCCACAAATTGATTTAGCCGATCCAGAAATCGCCAAGATGACTCTCAAGGAACGTATCGAAGATCATAGAAATCATGCCGCGTGTAAGTCGTGCCATGTGAAAATCGATCCGTGGGGTATCGCCTTCGAGAATTTCGATGCCTTGGGAAAGTGGCGGGAAAAGATTCGCGGTAAAGATGTCGATGCATCCAGCGAGCTATTCAACGGTGAAACGCTCGACGGCATTGACGGCCTCAAACGCTTCCTGCTTGAAAATCGACAAGACCAATTCGTCCATGCCATGGTTCACAAACTGACTACCTATGCGTTGGGACGCCCCCTCGGATTCGAGGATCGGGCCGACATCGAAATGATAACGGCCAATGTTCGCCAAGAAGGAGACGGCTTGCGAACGCTGATTCACTCCATCGTCCAAAGTGATTTGTTTCAGTCCGAATAA
- a CDS encoding DUF58 domain-containing protein, whose protein sequence is MSDSESSNSRWSWLTTDYTPWANRYVYWLKTPIGILLALAVIALLMGLFVTPQGYVLLLTILAVVGLGIVWPWVGLRGISCKLCFRTRRCREGEKTDVVVEIVNRWPLPVWGLAIENGFFIENHSEDGPTAAVALARIPGWSRCQFVWQFQPLQRGVYPQAPPLIVTEFPFGLWKAHRLVSVEKELTVWPKSYRLSNFPLPQGNHHSVTSPSDHRIGHEGERTSVRAFRQGDSLRSIHWSLTARHCRFIVSERQGSAQTRARIFVDLAQNSHDGMGPDGTFEWTIRVAASIAMELVQQHNVVVFDFGTHEEQMTGSQASIHRAMDRLARLTPTSQDSFARKANAGCDWSVLITTDRSSLEMPTSRAIVLRSAGFESTSLVTNRITTLPTPNIRPWISVESHDTAARQLLSQWSLKSREVWCGS, encoded by the coding sequence ATGAGCGACTCTGAATCCTCGAACAGCCGCTGGTCCTGGCTGACGACCGACTATACGCCGTGGGCAAATCGATATGTCTATTGGTTGAAGACGCCAATCGGGATCTTGTTGGCGCTTGCAGTAATCGCCTTGTTGATGGGGCTTTTCGTAACGCCACAAGGCTACGTTCTCTTACTTACCATCCTAGCCGTCGTTGGACTCGGTATTGTTTGGCCCTGGGTGGGTCTGCGAGGAATTTCCTGCAAGCTCTGTTTCCGCACGCGGCGCTGTCGTGAAGGGGAGAAGACCGACGTTGTCGTCGAAATTGTCAACCGCTGGCCACTTCCCGTCTGGGGACTTGCGATTGAAAACGGTTTCTTTATTGAAAATCACTCCGAAGATGGTCCAACCGCGGCCGTTGCGTTGGCTCGTATACCAGGATGGTCACGTTGCCAATTCGTATGGCAGTTTCAGCCACTTCAGCGTGGCGTTTATCCACAAGCTCCTCCATTGATTGTCACCGAGTTTCCCTTCGGTCTATGGAAAGCTCATCGCCTCGTTTCTGTCGAGAAGGAACTAACCGTCTGGCCTAAAAGCTATCGTCTGTCCAATTTTCCGCTACCTCAAGGAAACCATCATTCGGTAACTTCCCCCAGTGATCATCGAATTGGGCATGAAGGAGAGCGTACCAGCGTTCGCGCTTTTCGTCAGGGCGATTCTCTTCGTTCGATTCATTGGTCACTCACCGCACGTCATTGCAGATTTATCGTCTCCGAACGCCAAGGTTCCGCCCAGACGCGTGCACGAATTTTTGTTGACCTAGCTCAGAATTCTCATGATGGCATGGGCCCCGACGGCACGTTTGAATGGACGATTCGTGTTGCTGCCAGTATCGCCATGGAACTCGTGCAACAGCACAACGTTGTCGTTTTCGATTTTGGAACGCATGAAGAACAGATGACTGGTTCTCAGGCCAGCATTCACCGAGCCATGGATCGTCTGGCTCGCCTAACTCCTACCAGCCAAGACTCATTCGCCCGAAAAGCAAATGCTGGATGTGACTGGTCCGTTTTGATAACGACCGATCGGAGCTCTCTCGAGATGCCCACCAGCCGCGCGATTGTTCTGCGAAGTGCTGGATTTGAATCGACGTCTCTTGTCACGAATCGAATCACGACATTACCTACGCCCAACATTCGGCCCTGGATTAGTGTCGAAAGCCACGATACGGCCGCACGCCAATTGCTTTCGCAGTGGAGTTTGAAGAGCAGGGAGGTATGGTGTGGTAGCTGA
- a CDS encoding cytochrome P450, which yields MNPSSPENPASSFTGKLARPRYMYRQWRLAGNRAMFFDRLVNEFGDFVHYRGLFSFYLVNHPALVKQVLQETNKSFDKNSVIYDRFRNAFGNGLVVAEGERWQRQRKRMQPLFGHQAVQRYFDLMVDSAEQMEQRWNSFCDRKEVFDVAEQMNHVTLQIAGRALFHDSFDQVADKISHWTHVINTYSAKPPLPIVRSFWFPSRINRELKACLGEFHTFLREMIEQRRTQNGDSDLIGRLLAARDEETGQSMSDQEIAEEALGMIIGGHETSSAALTWAWYELDRHPDVRAKLHAELDAVLGSGPLKLEHLPKLVYTRMIIEETIRLHPPFWFENRNAVEDVELGGEKIPQGSVVVFSRYSLHRHAQFWKNAQQFDPQRFLPDHEENKRSSYAYVPFGGGPRVCIGVHLAMMELVVVLALLARRFNGILDKSNRHEMAANLTMTPKHGVLVRLERR from the coding sequence ATGAATCCGAGTTCACCCGAAAATCCAGCTTCCTCTTTCACCGGCAAGTTAGCACGCCCGCGATACATGTATCGGCAATGGCGGCTCGCTGGAAATCGAGCGATGTTCTTCGATCGATTAGTGAACGAATTTGGCGACTTTGTCCATTATCGGGGATTGTTTAGTTTTTATCTCGTAAACCATCCAGCGTTAGTCAAACAGGTTCTGCAAGAGACGAATAAGTCGTTCGACAAGAACAGTGTGATTTACGATCGTTTCCGTAACGCGTTTGGCAATGGTTTAGTCGTTGCAGAGGGAGAGCGATGGCAGCGGCAACGAAAACGGATGCAACCGCTGTTCGGACATCAGGCCGTTCAGCGGTATTTCGACTTGATGGTTGACTCTGCTGAGCAGATGGAGCAGCGTTGGAATTCGTTTTGCGATCGGAAGGAAGTGTTTGATGTGGCCGAGCAGATGAATCATGTCACGCTTCAGATTGCCGGTCGGGCCTTGTTTCATGATTCGTTTGATCAAGTCGCCGATAAAATCAGTCACTGGACCCACGTCATCAATACGTACAGCGCGAAACCTCCATTGCCGATCGTGCGTAGTTTTTGGTTTCCGTCACGAATCAATCGTGAGCTCAAAGCCTGCCTGGGCGAGTTCCACACGTTCCTAAGAGAAATGATCGAGCAGCGTCGAACGCAAAATGGCGACTCCGATTTAATTGGACGACTACTTGCCGCTCGGGATGAAGAAACTGGCCAGTCGATGTCAGACCAAGAGATCGCGGAAGAGGCCCTTGGAATGATCATTGGTGGGCATGAAACGTCATCGGCGGCGCTGACGTGGGCCTGGTACGAGCTCGATCGGCACCCCGATGTTCGTGCGAAACTGCATGCCGAGTTAGACGCTGTCCTTGGGTCTGGCCCGTTAAAGCTGGAGCATCTGCCGAAATTGGTGTACACGCGGATGATTATCGAGGAAACGATTCGCTTGCACCCTCCGTTTTGGTTCGAGAATCGAAACGCGGTCGAAGATGTTGAACTGGGTGGCGAGAAGATTCCGCAAGGTTCGGTTGTTGTATTCAGCCGATATTCGCTGCATCGCCACGCGCAGTTTTGGAAGAATGCCCAGCAGTTTGATCCGCAGCGTTTTCTTCCAGATCACGAGGAGAACAAACGTTCGTCGTATGCCTACGTTCCCTTTGGTGGCGGACCGAGAGTTTGTATCGGAGTTCATCTAGCAATGATGGAGTTGGTAGTCGTGTTGGCCCTGCTCGCTAGACGATTTAACGGTATCTTGGACAAATCCAACCGACATGAAATGGCCGCGAATTTAACGATGACGCCCAAACATGGGGTCTTGGTTCGACTGGAAAGACGATAA
- a CDS encoding PQQ-binding-like beta-propeller repeat protein — protein MDIKYSMESTGNSGSALTRHSVNRRSWFPVIAIGVSVFFFSSQDADAQLVWPQFRGPTGQGIAESHSLPVEWAPDRNIVWRTEVPGVGWSSPAIANDHVFITTAVPSGEGRSVDHSLRAVCLAANSGEVVWDVEVFLENGKMSPRIHGKNSHASPTPVVDEEFVYVHFGHMGTACLRQDNGKVLWSTQQHSYKPTHGNGGSPVLWNDLLLFSIDGSDQQAVIALNKQNGKVAWQTPREVPDLPKYFSFSTPLLIEVNGKTQLISAGSGVVMALKPSDGSEIWRVDYGRGYSVVPRPVYANGMVYVCTGYDRSTLLAIRPDGRGNVTDSKVAFSADRNVPYNPSLLAVDNVVYMVSDNGILTCLDGANGDVIWRNRVGGNFSASPLFANGHIYLLDESGKATVVKHAESYELVAENDLKERTLASLGVDQNALILRTEQAIYRIESGK, from the coding sequence ATGGACATCAAGTATTCGATGGAATCGACTGGGAATTCAGGAAGTGCATTGACTCGTCACTCCGTAAATCGCCGAAGCTGGTTTCCTGTAATCGCAATTGGCGTGAGCGTTTTCTTTTTTAGCTCCCAAGACGCAGATGCCCAACTGGTGTGGCCGCAATTTCGTGGGCCCACCGGGCAAGGTATCGCCGAGAGTCATTCGCTTCCGGTTGAGTGGGCGCCTGATCGAAACATTGTTTGGCGAACGGAAGTTCCTGGCGTTGGATGGTCCTCTCCCGCGATTGCCAACGATCACGTTTTCATCACGACAGCCGTTCCGTCAGGGGAAGGTAGATCAGTGGATCATTCGCTTCGCGCGGTTTGTCTGGCAGCAAACTCTGGAGAAGTCGTTTGGGACGTCGAGGTATTCCTGGAGAATGGAAAGATGTCTCCGCGTATCCATGGAAAAAACAGCCATGCGAGCCCTACTCCGGTGGTCGACGAAGAGTTTGTTTACGTTCATTTTGGGCACATGGGAACAGCATGTCTGCGTCAAGATAATGGCAAAGTCCTTTGGAGTACGCAGCAGCATTCTTACAAGCCGACGCATGGCAATGGTGGGTCGCCAGTTTTGTGGAACGATTTGCTTCTGTTCAGTATCGACGGCTCGGATCAACAAGCGGTAATCGCACTTAATAAGCAGAACGGCAAAGTGGCCTGGCAAACGCCGCGCGAGGTGCCTGACTTGCCCAAGTACTTTTCTTTTAGTACGCCGCTGCTGATCGAAGTGAACGGCAAGACGCAGCTCATCTCAGCCGGCAGCGGTGTGGTTATGGCACTAAAACCGAGCGATGGTTCTGAGATTTGGCGAGTCGACTATGGTCGCGGGTATTCGGTCGTCCCGCGTCCGGTCTACGCAAATGGAATGGTCTATGTATGCACTGGCTACGATCGATCGACGCTGCTGGCGATTCGCCCAGATGGGCGTGGAAATGTGACCGATTCAAAAGTCGCGTTTTCGGCAGATCGAAACGTTCCTTACAATCCGTCACTGTTGGCGGTCGATAACGTTGTTTACATGGTATCCGACAACGGAATTCTTACTTGCCTCGACGGCGCGAATGGCGATGTCATTTGGAGAAATCGAGTCGGCGGAAACTTTTCGGCCTCGCCGCTCTTTGCGAATGGTCACATTTATCTGCTCGATGAATCAGGAAAAGCGACCGTCGTCAAACATGCTGAATCGTACGAGCTGGTTGCTGAAAACGACCTGAAAGAACGCACGCTCGCCAGCTTGGGCGTGGATCAGAACGCTCTGATTCTTCGTACCGAGCAAGCGATCTATCGAATCGAGTCGGGGAAGTAG